In Nitrospirota bacterium, a genomic segment contains:
- a CDS encoding gamma-glutamyl-gamma-aminobutyrate hydrolase family protein, with the protein MKPLIGVTPDFNAGDRKDMGGREPTYFLRARYARAIEALGGVPVILPLTDDPALQRRLFEGMDGLLLTGSGPDLPPSLYGERQRYKFRVMSRQRYAFEQAMVGRAMKSPLPVFGICGGMQAINVALGGSLIQDIGSQLTKALQHRAPGPATEYAHAVRVAPDSLLRRITRQASLRVNSSHHQSVKTVAPSLIATAVAPDGVIEAIEAADRRRYPFFLGVQWHPEYLFDRYAVQCRLFEAFLQAARRG; encoded by the coding sequence ATGAAACCATTGATCGGCGTCACGCCGGACTTCAATGCCGGCGATCGAAAAGACATGGGCGGCCGAGAGCCGACCTACTTTCTGCGCGCCCGCTATGCCCGCGCCATCGAGGCACTCGGCGGGGTGCCGGTGATTCTCCCCTTGACGGACGACCCGGCTTTGCAGCGCCGGCTGTTCGAGGGGATGGACGGCTTGCTCCTGACAGGCAGCGGCCCGGACTTGCCTCCGTCCCTGTATGGCGAGCGCCAGCGATACAAGTTCCGCGTCATGAGCCGACAGCGTTATGCGTTCGAACAAGCTATGGTCGGTCGAGCCATGAAGTCCCCGCTCCCTGTATTCGGGATCTGCGGAGGCATGCAGGCGATCAACGTCGCATTGGGAGGCAGCCTCATCCAGGACATCGGCTCGCAGCTCACGAAGGCCCTGCAACACCGGGCCCCGGGTCCGGCCACCGAGTACGCCCATGCGGTGCGCGTCGCGCCCGACAGTCTGCTGCGGCGGATCACGCGTCAAGCCAGCCTCCGCGTAAACAGTTCACACCATCAGTCGGTCAAGACCGTCGCCCCCTCGCTGATCGCGACCGCCGTGGCGCCCGACGGCGTGATCGAAGCGATTGAGGCGGCCGACCGCCGACGCTACCCTTTCTTCCTCGGGGTCCAGTGGCATCCGGAATATCTCTTCGACCGCTATGCGGTGCAATGCCGCCTGTTCGAAGCTTTTCTCCAGGCCGCCCGCCGTGGCTAA
- a CDS encoding amino acid permease, whose amino-acid sequence MRCNAACSKLFSRPPAVANSLFRTKSIEQILADSNHPKHRLKKSLSVWDLTALGIGGIIGTGIFVLVGTAVVGDANRPGAGPGIILSFILSGVACALAALCYAEFAAMMPVAGSAYTYSYATLGEFLAWITGWNLILEYGVACVVVAIGWSGYFNNVLKTLGLHLPAWATHPPGVDGGMINLPAAIIVLCVTAVLIRGMKESARATGLIVMIKLAVIVFFLAVGSSSVDPSNWVPFMPNGFQGVGAAAAIVFFAFIGFDAVSTTAEEANNPQKDLPIGIITSLGLCTVLYVLVSAVLTGMIPYQQIDIHAPVAEALRVAGFRWGAALVATGALAGITSVLFVMMIGQIRVFFAMSRDQLLGPWLSAVHPRFGTPHHATLLTGLGVAGMAAFVQIGEAADMTNIGTLFAFVLVCAAVLVLRRTKPDQPRPFRILFMPWIPLLGMAACLGLMAFLPTVTWIRFGVWSVIGTVVYFLYGKHHSRLAAKIDD is encoded by the coding sequence ATGCGGTGCAATGCCGCCTGTTCGAAGCTTTTCTCCAGGCCGCCCGCCGTGGCTAATTCTCTCTTCCGGACCAAATCCATCGAACAGATTCTCGCCGACAGCAACCATCCGAAGCACCGGCTGAAAAAGTCCCTCTCGGTCTGGGACCTGACGGCGCTCGGCATCGGGGGCATCATCGGCACGGGCATTTTCGTCCTGGTCGGCACAGCCGTGGTCGGAGACGCCAACCGTCCCGGCGCAGGTCCCGGCATCATCCTGTCGTTCATCCTTTCCGGTGTGGCTTGTGCGTTGGCTGCCCTCTGCTATGCCGAATTCGCCGCGATGATGCCTGTGGCCGGCAGCGCCTACACCTATTCCTATGCGACGCTGGGCGAATTTCTGGCCTGGATCACCGGATGGAATCTGATTCTGGAATATGGCGTCGCCTGCGTCGTAGTCGCCATCGGCTGGTCCGGCTATTTCAACAATGTCCTGAAAACGCTCGGCCTCCACCTGCCGGCCTGGGCGACTCATCCGCCTGGCGTGGACGGAGGGATGATCAACCTGCCGGCGGCGATCATCGTGCTCTGCGTCACCGCCGTGCTGATACGCGGGATGAAAGAAAGCGCCAGGGCGACCGGGCTCATCGTCATGATCAAGCTCGCCGTGATCGTGTTCTTTCTTGCCGTAGGCTCGTCCTCCGTGGACCCGTCCAATTGGGTCCCGTTCATGCCGAACGGATTTCAAGGGGTCGGAGCGGCGGCGGCCATCGTCTTCTTCGCCTTTATCGGCTTCGACGCGGTCTCAACGACCGCCGAAGAGGCCAACAACCCGCAGAAAGACTTGCCCATCGGCATCATTACGTCGCTCGGCCTCTGCACCGTCCTGTATGTGCTGGTGTCGGCCGTCCTGACCGGCATGATCCCCTATCAACAAATCGACATCCATGCGCCGGTTGCAGAAGCCCTACGTGTAGCGGGCTTTCGCTGGGGCGCAGCCCTGGTCGCCACCGGGGCCCTGGCGGGGATTACGAGCGTCCTGTTTGTGATGATGATCGGGCAGATCCGCGTTTTCTTCGCCATGTCGCGCGACCAACTGCTGGGCCCCTGGCTCTCCGCCGTCCACCCCCGGTTCGGCACCCCCCATCATGCGACGCTGCTGACCGGCCTCGGCGTGGCCGGCATGGCCGCGTTCGTCCAAATCGGCGAGGCAGCGGACATGACCAACATCGGCACCCTCTTTGCGTTTGTCCTGGTCTGCGCGGCGGTGCTCGTGTTGCGGCGGACTAAACCGGACCAGCCTCGGCCCTTCCGCATCCTGTTCATGCCCTGGATTCCGCTGCTGGGCATGGCGGCTTGTCTAGGCCTGATGGCATTCCTGCCGACGGTGACCTGGATCCGGTTCGGCGTGTGGAGCGTGATCGGCACAGTGGTCTACTTCCTCTATGGGAAGCACCACAGCCGACTGGCTGCGAAAATTGACGATTGA